Genomic segment of Meles meles chromosome 17, mMelMel3.1 paternal haplotype, whole genome shotgun sequence:
AGGCTGGCGGACGGGCTCTCCATGGTGAACTGCTCCAGCTACGGACACAGGGATGGGGCCCGAGGAGTGCACTTCAGAACGGGGGTCTCACAGACCCTGCCTGCCCGGCAAATACGTCCCGTTTGCCCAGCAAAGCGCGCCCCGCCCCCGACTGCAGAGATCAgagcagagacagggagaaggtCGCCAGCAGAGCACGGGCGGCAGTTGGCGTGGGCCCCGTACCTGCCGGGACAGAGCGTGGGCGTGCCCGGGAGAGAAGGCATCAGAGCGTCTGTCATCAGCGAGCACACTGCGCAGAGCCGGCTgggggcagcagcaggaggaggggtcAGACGCAGGAAGACAGAAGCCTTGGGCTGGCAGAGCTGTGACCCGGGGGGGCATGGAGCCCCGCCCGCAGGTCTGCCGATTCAGCGTGCACCAGCCACCAGCGATGCGGGGGggcccctccagcccctcccccccggccTCCCCCCTGCTTTTGGACCCGGATACTCACACTCCCCAGGCCGAAGTCACTCACTGGCCGGTGGTAAGACTGCTGCCCATGCCCACCGGAGCTGGGCGGGTACAGTGTGCCAAAGTGCAGTGGCCGGCCCGGGGGCTGTCCCCCAGAGGGCTGCACGGAGCAGGCCTGGGAGGTCAGCCCGGGCTGCTGCAGAGGCtttggggtggctggctggctgggcagAAGCAAACTGGGGGGGCTGTATGGGTACGGAGGCAGCCGCTGGTCAGTGGGCAGTGTGCTCGTATCCAAGGGGACCCcctgaagagaaggaaagagggagaagcttaCCCCTCAGGAGAGCCCCTCAGCCAGGGTTTCCCACCCTGTGAAGCCGCAACCATTCTCAACACAAATGTGCCAGCGTTCCCCAAGGCACCCCGGGGCTGGGTGCCCGCAGTCACCGCGCACATCAGGACCACAGCAAAGGAGTGAGGCCGccaccggcccccccaccccccactccctgccGCAGGCGCGCGCCCGTCGGACTAGAGGGCAGACAcaggtgagcaggagggagggagggaggtcagGCTTGATCCAGGCTGCAAGGGAGCAGAGCCCGGGCTGGCCCGGCTGAGTCTTTCCTCCAGCAGCATTCGGACCACCCGTCCCTGGGAAGGAAGGGGGCGGGGGTTGCCAGCAGCCAGGCGCTGAGGAAGGGCCCCTCCACTGGTTCTCCTTCAGCCCCCAATGCTTCCCAACTTGCTAAACGAGCTCGGAAAGTACTTTCCCTCCGGGCAGTGCCCTCATCTGTACCACGAAGACGACCTGAGAGCCCCTGACTCTATGAACTCTGCGGAAAAAGGACAGCGACGGGACAGAGGGTAGGACAGGATGGAGGCCCAAGAGACAGACAGATGAGGAAAGCAGCTGGAGGGGGGAGCGGAGGAGAAAACACCAGCACCTGCGGGGACGCACCCAGCAGGCCCGGCCCAAGCACGGCCGTATGCGGCTCCTATGACCCTTAGGACAGCGCCCGGGTCCGACAGGTGAGGCTAGAGGCTCTGCTGTCCCAggacggggcggggcggggtgtgAACCAGGAAGCAGCTCACTCCCGGGGGGGGTTCGGACAGGAGGAgatgagagggacagaggaacgGAAGGGGATGGCTGAGACACAGGAGTGAGACACAGGAGTGAGGAGAGGGCGTCGGAAGAAAGGGACGCGGGAGTGTGACAGGAAGAGCGGAGGAAGGGAGACAGACACGGACAGGAGGCAGCCACGCGTACCTGAGTGATGGAGGACAAGGTGGGTGACATTGTTGGCGAAAACTGTTTGGGCAGCTGCTGTTGGGACCTTCTGGCTTCAGCTGGGCCCGCGGGCAAACTCAGGGGGCTGAGGGGCACACGACGGTGGCGGGGGGAGGTTCCGGGAGTCGAAGGTGGGTAAGGGGGGGCCCCAAGCGCGGGAGATGAAGCAGAGGAGGATGTGGAGGAGGAGAGGGCTGGGGCGCTGAGCGAGGGGTGGCCCAGGGAGGTGACGGGCAGGGCATGGCGGGCCAGGGAGGACGCCGGCAGGGAGGGGTGGCTGTGGGAGCcctgcagctggggctgggggccactCAGGGAGGCCTGCAGGTTGGGGTTGCTCAGGGAGGCCTGCAAGGACGGGTGGCTGAGAGGGGACTGGAGTCCTGCAGGCACAGACAAGAAGCACGGATGCCAACGTTACCGGTGGGAGCCGGGCTGCTTTCCGCCCACAACAGAGAGCAGCGACCAGACTATGAAGTGGCGACACAGTgtcctccctgctctgtccctgACAGTGAGGCCGGCACGGCCCACCTGGGGGCTGCCCGCCATCACCTTTGAGGAAAAGCCGCATCTGCCCTGTGGGATTCCTGGGCAGGACTGGCGTGGGCAGTCACAGGAGGCTACCGGACCggcccccccacacacacgccgtcccccgcaccccccccagCCAGGACAGCCGCTCACCCGGCGCATCGTAGCCAGCGCCCGCGCCCGGACCCAGGCCCCCGCTGATGCCAAGGTGGGTCATGGTGTGGGTCAGACTGGAGGTACTGTTGCCCCCGCTCAGGCTGGGGCAGGCCATCTCCTCCGGGTCCAGGGGAGTGGGCAGTGGCGGGGGGAAGTGCAGGCTGGTGAGGTCGGGCAAGGAGCCGCCCGTGCTCATGGCCGGTGGGAGGACGGGCGTGCCGGCAGGCTGGTCGGGAGACGGGAAGATGCTGCAgggggacaggaagagaggggaCATGGGGGCAGTGGTCGTGGAGGGGGACGGAGGCCTCCCACGTTTCCCTCAGTCCCTCGGCCAGCCTAACAGAGGCACCTACTTAATTCCAGGGACTTCACAGGACCGAGGTCGGGAAGAGGATGAGGACAGCTGAGGAGAGAAGGAATAGTGTGGGAAAGGAGGCCAGGGCTCCTGAGGACGGAGGCAGGCCCGCCCCACAGAGCGAAAGGGGAAAGTGGGGCCACACCGACCTTCTTAGCATCCCACGGCTTCAGCCAATGCTTGTCGTCCGGCACGTTCTCCTCAACAGCGGGGACTTGAAAGAGAAAGACTGGCGATGAGAGAGCTGGAAAGGAGTCAGGAAGGCAGAAGCCACCGAGGTGAGCGGGCCCAGCACGAAGCCCCCAACACCAGCCCTGAAAGTCGTGGGCATCGGCACCCACGAGTGGCGTGGAACACCTACCTTTGGGATCCACTTCACCATCCAGAAAACCTACAAAGGATGCGGGACAGTTGGCTACAGTCCGGACTTCTCTATGGACTTCCGACTAAAGCTCCTCAGGTCACT
This window contains:
- the CRTC2 gene encoding CREB-regulated transcription coactivator 2 isoform X3 is translated as MATAGANGPGSATAAASNPRKFSEKIALQKQRQAEETAAFEEVMMDIGSTRLQAQKLRLAYTRSSHYGGSLPNVNQIGCGLAEFQSPLHSPLDSSRGTRHHGLVERVQRDPRRMVSPLRRYPRHVDSSPYGPAYLSPPPESGWRRAVPWGSFPAEKGQLFRLPSALNRTSSDSALHTSVMNPSPQDTYPGPAPPSILPSRRGGFLDGEVDPKALSSPVFLFQVPAVEENVPDDKHWLKPWDAKKLSSSSSRPRSCEVPGINIFPSPDQPAGTPVLPPAMSTGGSLPDLTSLHFPPPLPTPLDPEEMACPSLSGGNSTSSLTHTMTHLGISGGLGPGAGAGYDAPGLQSPLSHPSLQASLSNPNLQASLSGPQPQLQGSHSHPSLPASSLARHALPVTSLGHPSLSAPALSSSTSSSASSPALGAPPYPPSTPGTSPRHRRVPLSPLSLPAGPAEARRSQQQLPKQFSPTMSPTLSSITQGVPLDTSTLPTDQRLPPYPYSPPSLLLPSQPATPKPLQQPGLTSQACSVQPSGGQPPGRPLHFGTLYPPSSGGHGQQSYHRPVSDFGLGSPALRSVLADDRRSDAFSPGHAHALSRQLEQFTMESPSASLALDPPGCSEGPGFLGGEGPVRSLQDPHALNHQNLTHCSRHASGPNVLLPGESSPGFSKEIAAALAGVPGFEVAAAGLGLGLGLEDDLRVEPLGLDGLHMLSDPCALLPDPAVEDSFRSDRLQ
- the CRTC2 gene encoding CREB-regulated transcription coactivator 2 isoform X1; protein product: MFQLGWCRLCVAFLRRGKWPSLEARASRAGRKEVGDNVSVASPCGGPLVFQLVLAHREGKAELQAQKLRLAYTRSSHYGGSLPNVNQIGCGLAEFQSPLHSPLDSSRGTRHHGLVERVQRDPRRMVSPLRRYPRHVDSSPYGPAYLSPPPESGWRRAVPWGSFPAEKGQLFRLPSALNRTSSDSALHTSVMNPSPQDTYPGPAPPSILPSRRGGFLDGEVDPKALSSPVFLFQVPAVEENVPDDKHWLKPWDAKKLSSSSSRPRSCEVPGINIFPSPDQPAGTPVLPPAMSTGGSLPDLTSLHFPPPLPTPLDPEEMACPSLSGGNSTSSLTHTMTHLGISGGLGPGAGAGYDAPGLQSPLSHPSLQASLSNPNLQASLSGPQPQLQGSHSHPSLPASSLARHALPVTSLGHPSLSAPALSSSTSSSASSPALGAPPYPPSTPGTSPRHRRVPLSPLSLPAGPAEARRSQQQLPKQFSPTMSPTLSSITQGVPLDTSTLPTDQRLPPYPYSPPSLLLPSQPATPKPLQQPGLTSQACSVQPSGGQPPGRPLHFGTLYPPSSGGHGQQSYHRPVSDFGLGSPALRSVLADDRRSDAFSPGHAHALSRQLEQFTMESPSASLALDPPGCSEGPGFLGGEGPVRSLQDPHALNHQNLTHCSRHASGPNVLLPGESSPGFSKEIAAALAGVPGFEVAAAGLGLGLGLEDDLRVEPLGLDGLHMLSDPCALLPDPAVEDSFRSDRLQ
- the CRTC2 gene encoding CREB-regulated transcription coactivator 2 isoform X2, translated to MFQLGWCRLCVAFLRRGKWPSLEARASRAGRKEVGDNVSVASPCGGPLVFQLVLAHREGKAELQAQKLRLAYTRSSHYGGSLPNVNQIGCGLAEFQSPLHSPLDSSRGTRHHGLVERVQRDPRRMVSPLRRYPRHVDSSPYGPAYLSPPPESGWRRAVPWGSFPAEKGQLFRLPSALNRTSSDSALHTSVMNPSPQDTYPGPAPPSILPSRRGGFLDGEVDPKVPAVEENVPDDKHWLKPWDAKKLSSSSSRPRSCEVPGINIFPSPDQPAGTPVLPPAMSTGGSLPDLTSLHFPPPLPTPLDPEEMACPSLSGGNSTSSLTHTMTHLGISGGLGPGAGAGYDAPGLQSPLSHPSLQASLSNPNLQASLSGPQPQLQGSHSHPSLPASSLARHALPVTSLGHPSLSAPALSSSTSSSASSPALGAPPYPPSTPGTSPRHRRVPLSPLSLPAGPAEARRSQQQLPKQFSPTMSPTLSSITQGVPLDTSTLPTDQRLPPYPYSPPSLLLPSQPATPKPLQQPGLTSQACSVQPSGGQPPGRPLHFGTLYPPSSGGHGQQSYHRPVSDFGLGSPALRSVLADDRRSDAFSPGHAHALSRQLEQFTMESPSASLALDPPGCSEGPGFLGGEGPVRSLQDPHALNHQNLTHCSRHASGPNVLLPGESSPGFSKEIAAALAGVPGFEVAAAGLGLGLGLEDDLRVEPLGLDGLHMLSDPCALLPDPAVEDSFRSDRLQ
- the CRTC2 gene encoding CREB-regulated transcription coactivator 2 isoform X5; the protein is MFQLGWCRLCVAFLRRGKWPSLEARASRAGRKEVGDNVSVASPCGGPLVFQLVLAHREGKAELQAQKLRLAYTRSSHYGGSLPNVNQIGCGLAEFQSPLHSPLDSSRGTRHHGLVERVQRDPRRMVSPLRRYPRHVDSSPYGPAYLSPPPESGWRRAVPWGSFPAEKGQLFRLPSALNRTSSDSALHTSVMNPSPQDTYPGPAPPSILPSRRGGFLDGEVDPKVPAVEENVPDDKHWLKPWDAKKLSSSSSRPRSCEVPGINIFPSPDQPAGTPVLPPAMSTGGSLPDLTSLHFPPPLPTPLDPEEMACPSLSGGNSTSSLTHTMTHLGISGGLGPGAGAGYDAPGLQSPLSHPSLQASLSNPNLQASLSGPQPQLQGSHSHPSLPASSLARHALPVTSLGHPSLSAPALSSSTSSSASSPALGAPPYPPSTPGTSPRHRRVPLSPLSLPAGPAEARRSQQQLPKQFSPTMSPTLSSITQGVPLDTSTLPTDQRLPPYPYSPPSLLLPSQPATPKPLQQPGLTSQACSVQPSGGQPPGRPLHFGTLYPPSSGGHGQQSYHRPVSDFGLGSLEQFTMESPSASLALDPPGCSEGPGFLGGEGPVRSLQDPHALNHQNLTHCSRHASGPNVLLPGESSPGFSKEIAAALAGVPGFEVAAAGLGLGLGLEDDLRVEPLGLDGLHMLSDPCALLPDPAVEDSFRSDRLQ
- the CRTC2 gene encoding CREB-regulated transcription coactivator 2 isoform X4 → MFQLGWCRLCVAFLRRGKWPSLEARASRAGRKEVGDNVSVASPCGGPLVFQLVLAHREGKAELQAQKLRLAYTRSSHYGGSLPNVNQIGCGLAEFQSPLHSPLDSSRGTRHHGLVERVQRDPRRMVSPLRRYPRHVDSSPYGPAYLSPPPESGWRRAVPWGSFPAEKGQLFRLPSALNRTSSDSALHTSVMNPSPQDTYPGPAPPSILPSRRGGFLDGEVDPKALSSPVFLFQVPAVEENVPDDKHWLKPWDAKKLSSSSSRPRSCEVPGINIFPSPDQPAGTPVLPPAMSTGGSLPDLTSLHFPPPLPTPLDPEEMACPSLSGGNSTSSLTHTMTHLGISGGLGPGAGAGYDAPGLQSPLSHPSLQASLSNPNLQASLSGPQPQLQGSHSHPSLPASSLARHALPVTSLGHPSLSAPALSSSTSSSASSPALGAPPYPPSTPGTSPRHRRVPLSPLSLPAGPAEARRSQQQLPKQFSPTMSPTLSSITQGVPLDTSTLPTDQRLPPYPYSPPSLLLPSQPATPKPLQQPGLTSQACSVQPSGGQPPGRPLHFGTLYPPSSGGHGQQSYHRPVSDFGLGSLEQFTMESPSASLALDPPGCSEGPGFLGGEGPVRSLQDPHALNHQNLTHCSRHASGPNVLLPGESSPGFSKEIAAALAGVPGFEVAAAGLGLGLGLEDDLRVEPLGLDGLHMLSDPCALLPDPAVEDSFRSDRLQ
- the CRTC2 gene encoding CREB-regulated transcription coactivator 2 isoform X6 produces the protein MATAGANGPGSATAAASNPRKFSEKIALQKQRQAEETAAFEEVMMDIGSTRLQAQKLRLAYTRSSHYGGSLPNVNQIGCGLAEFQSPLHSPLDSSRGTRHHGLVERVQRDPRRMVSPLRRYPRHVDSSPYGPAYLSPPPESGWRRAVPWGSFPAEKGQLFRLPSALNRTSSDSALHTSVMNPSPQDTYPGPAPPSILPSRRGGFLDGEVDPKVPAVEENVPDDKHWLKPWDAKKLSSSSSRPRSCEVPGINIFPSPDQPAGTPVLPPAMSTGGSLPDLTSLHFPPPLPTPLDPEEMACPSLSGGNSTSSLTHTMTHLGISGGLGPGAGAGYDAPGLQSPLSHPSLQASLSNPNLQASLSGPQPQLQGSHSHPSLPASSLARHALPVTSLGHPSLSAPALSSSTSSSASSPALGAPPYPPSTPGTSPRHRRVPLSPLSLPAGPAEARRSQQQLPKQFSPTMSPTLSSITQGVPLDTSTLPTDQRLPPYPYSPPSLLLPSQPATPKPLQQPGLTSQACSVQPSGGQPPGRPLHFGTLYPPSSGGHGQQSYHRPVSDFGLGSLEQFTMESPSASLALDPPGCSEGPGFLGGEGPVRSLQDPHALNHQNLTHCSRHASGPNVLLPGESSPGFSKEIAAALAGVPGFEVAAAGLGLGLGLEDDLRVEPLGLDGLHMLSDPCALLPDPAVEDSFRSDRLQ
- the CRTC2 gene encoding CREB-regulated transcription coactivator 2 isoform X7 — translated: MVSPLRRYPRHVDSSPYGPAYLSPPPESGWRRAVPWGSFPAEKGQLFRLPSALNRTSSDSALHTSVMNPSPQDTYPGPAPPSILPSRRGGFLDGEVDPKALSSPVFLFQVPAVEENVPDDKHWLKPWDAKKLSSSSSRPRSCEVPGINIFPSPDQPAGTPVLPPAMSTGGSLPDLTSLHFPPPLPTPLDPEEMACPSLSGGNSTSSLTHTMTHLGISGGLGPGAGAGYDAPGLQSPLSHPSLQASLSNPNLQASLSGPQPQLQGSHSHPSLPASSLARHALPVTSLGHPSLSAPALSSSTSSSASSPALGAPPYPPSTPGTSPRHRRVPLSPLSLPAGPAEARRSQQQLPKQFSPTMSPTLSSITQGVPLDTSTLPTDQRLPPYPYSPPSLLLPSQPATPKPLQQPGLTSQACSVQPSGGQPPGRPLHFGTLYPPSSGGHGQQSYHRPVSDFGLGSPALRSVLADDRRSDAFSPGHAHALSRQLEQFTMESPSASLALDPPGCSEGPGFLGGEGPVRSLQDPHALNHQNLTHCSRHASGPNVLLPGESSPGFSKEIAAALAGVPGFEVAAAGLGLGLGLEDDLRVEPLGLDGLHMLSDPCALLPDPAVEDSFRSDRLQ